A stretch of the Asticcacaulis sp. ZE23SCel15 genome encodes the following:
- the ptsP gene encoding phosphoenolpyruvate--protein phosphotransferase has product MKSGLAIKGQRGLLRQIREVMADGTTAQVRLDAVVRIIANSMVAEVCSIYLRRTSEELELFATEGLNRAAVHNTRLRLTEGLVGEVARAGAPLNLSDAPANPNFAYRPETGEDPYNSFLGVPLLRGGRTIGVLVVQNRAMRHYQEEEVEDLQIIAMVLAEMVAAGDLQVFDELKDIELAPHKPERLKGAAFSDGIALGVVILHEVPVTPEHLLSDDPVAEEVRLLTAITSLREQIDEMFEGQHGLAGPTFDVLETYRMFAHDRGWTRNLVEAVRSGLTAEAAVERVRNEQRARMNSARDAYMRERLHDLEDLANRLLRVLAGKSTVAREIPENSILVARDLGPADLLEYDRKKLKGILLEEGSAAAHAAIVARALQIPCVGRLNGLRDRVSQNDAVIVDGETGEAYLRPRPDIIGATHARMDVRAQKRAEFIKIKNVPAITRDGHSVAMLMNAGLEFDLEIMHETGAEGIGLFRTEFQFMVSEDLPRLKRQTELYERVMDEAGDKPVTFRTLDLGGDKILPYMETEREENPALGWRAVRMGLDRPALLRMQIRALIIAARGRELRIMFPMVASIDEFRQAREWVDVEMAWAKRRGRALPSVLRVGVMIECPSLLWHLDALLPMVDFASVGTNDLTQYLFAADRTNPRVAERYDVLSPPMLRALSSIRQAADESGTPVSVCGEMAGKPLEAFVLVALGFNRLSMPPAGIGQVKRMILSCDREAASKAITRMMTSSYSSLRSEILSLARKLNVDL; this is encoded by the coding sequence ATGAAATCCGGTCTCGCCATCAAGGGCCAAAGAGGGCTGCTGCGCCAGATCCGTGAGGTCATGGCCGACGGTACCACCGCACAGGTCAGACTGGATGCCGTGGTGCGGATCATCGCCAATTCGATGGTGGCCGAGGTTTGCTCGATCTATCTGCGCCGCACCTCCGAAGAACTGGAATTGTTTGCGACCGAAGGCCTGAATCGCGCCGCCGTCCACAATACCCGCCTGCGTTTGACCGAAGGTCTAGTCGGTGAAGTCGCTCGCGCCGGGGCTCCGCTCAATCTGTCGGACGCGCCGGCCAATCCGAATTTTGCCTACCGCCCGGAAACGGGCGAAGACCCCTATAATTCGTTCTTAGGGGTGCCGCTGCTGCGCGGCGGGCGGACCATCGGCGTTCTGGTCGTGCAGAACCGCGCCATGCGCCACTATCAGGAAGAAGAGGTTGAGGATCTTCAGATCATCGCCATGGTTCTGGCTGAGATGGTGGCGGCGGGCGATCTTCAGGTCTTTGATGAACTGAAAGATATCGAGCTTGCACCCCATAAGCCGGAGCGGCTCAAAGGGGCGGCGTTCTCGGACGGTATCGCCCTTGGGGTCGTTATCCTGCATGAGGTGCCGGTCACGCCGGAGCATCTGCTGTCAGATGATCCGGTCGCCGAAGAGGTGCGTCTGCTGACGGCGATCACCTCCCTGCGGGAACAGATTGATGAGATGTTTGAGGGCCAGCACGGTCTGGCCGGGCCGACCTTTGACGTGCTCGAAACCTACCGCATGTTTGCCCATGACCGGGGCTGGACGCGCAATCTGGTCGAGGCGGTACGCTCGGGCCTGACCGCCGAGGCCGCCGTTGAGCGCGTCCGTAATGAACAGCGCGCCCGGATGAATTCAGCGCGTGACGCCTATATGCGCGAACGCCTGCATGACCTTGAGGATCTGGCCAACCGGCTGCTGCGCGTATTGGCGGGCAAAAGCACGGTAGCTCGCGAAATTCCTGAAAATTCCATTCTGGTGGCCCGTGATCTGGGGCCGGCTGACCTGCTGGAATATGACCGCAAGAAGCTGAAAGGCATTTTGCTGGAAGAAGGCTCGGCGGCCGCCCATGCCGCGATTGTGGCGCGCGCCCTGCAAATCCCGTGTGTGGGTAGGCTCAATGGTCTGCGCGACCGGGTCAGCCAGAACGATGCCGTCATTGTCGATGGTGAAACCGGCGAAGCGTACCTGCGTCCGCGCCCTGATATTATTGGCGCCACCCACGCCCGGATGGATGTCCGCGCTCAGAAACGCGCTGAGTTCATCAAAATCAAGAACGTCCCCGCCATCACCAGGGATGGCCACAGTGTCGCCATGCTGATGAATGCGGGGCTGGAGTTCGATCTTGAGATCATGCACGAAACCGGCGCCGAAGGGATCGGCCTGTTCCGCACCGAGTTTCAGTTCATGGTCTCTGAGGATCTGCCGCGCCTTAAGCGCCAGACCGAGCTTTATGAGCGGGTGATGGATGAGGCGGGCGATAAGCCGGTCACCTTCCGCACCCTTGATCTGGGGGGCGACAAAATCCTGCCCTACATGGAAACCGAGCGCGAAGAAAACCCGGCCCTGGGCTGGCGCGCCGTGCGCATGGGCCTTGATCGTCCGGCCCTGCTGCGGATGCAGATCAGGGCTTTGATCATCGCCGCCCGTGGCCGCGAACTGCGCATCATGTTCCCGATGGTCGCCTCAATTGATGAGTTCCGGCAAGCGCGCGAATGGGTCGATGTCGAAATGGCCTGGGCCAAGCGGCGCGGGCGAGCCTTGCCATCGGTGCTGCGCGTCGGGGTGATGATCGAATGTCCGTCGCTGCTGTGGCATCTGGATGCCCTGCTGCCGATGGTCGATTTTGCCAGCGTCGGCACCAATGACCTGACGCAATATCTTTTCGCTGCCGACCGTACCAATCCGCGGGTGGCCGAGCGTTATGACGTGCTGTCGCCGCCGATGCTGCGGGCCTTGTCGTCGATCCGTCAGGCGGCGGATGAAAGCGGCACGCCGGTGTCAGTGTGCGGTGAAATGGCCGGTAAGCCGCTGGAAGCCTTTGTGCTGGTTGCGCTGGGGTTCAACCGTCTGTCGATGCCGCCCGCAGGCATTGGTCAGGTCAAGCGCATGATCCTAAGCTGTGACCGTGAGGCGGCGTCAAAGGCGATCACCCGCATGATGACGAGTTCCTACAGCTCGCTGCGCAGTGAGATTCTGTCGCTAGCCCGCAAACTCAACGTCGACTTATAA
- a CDS encoding EAL domain-containing protein: MTKERSEFKLIAPMALIVLAAVCALVGSLWVWAEQTDRAARVREENLVRAGIQNLVNESSVLLNPMAIWDEAVRNTDHSYNHGWVQNVYGDYMKNILGFELAYLLDDQNTPVFASRKGKEIPARSYNGFSTEARSLLLDVRKNFNPQTRKLIQKDATRTKYGKLIRVNGRVYAFGAALISTDRRSQITRNQPFVIMGGREISASELTTLADSYALSHVRMLRPGQTALPGSANVIFHDDAGSPLLHLSWMPETPGRKLFIGALGPVLLVSLGLGAVAVLMLHQSQRAARSLIASEAKAKHMALHDGLTGLPNRTLFADRLTQATERVRRLGGNVAVFCIGLDRFKDVNDTLGHQAGDELIRNCASRISSMIRAGDTLARLGGDEFVIIQTDTDGHSASALAKRIQENLTGTVTLDSGQVFCSCSIGVTLISDADVEPAEALRQADLALYRAKELGRGQYAFFELEMDATIKLRKMLETGLREAIHCEEIDVVYQPQVDHFGTIVGVEALARWTHRERGPISPGYFIPLAEECNLMIDLGAVIMRRAMMDSHRWPGLKVAVNVSATQLRSNQFIPRLKDMMAETGVSATRIEIEITEGVLLNDDHQTQIILKDLRSMGFTIALDDFGTGYSSLSYLGRYPVDKIKIDRSFVSNLGVDAEADAVIRAIVKLAKALHLNIVAEGVETKQQRSILKQAGCPIIQGFLFSKPVKVEEIDALLAAQVAPPVRTRIQTSARTTTSVSQSMAMMK; this comes from the coding sequence GTGACCAAAGAACGTAGTGAATTTAAACTGATCGCGCCGATGGCGCTGATCGTGCTTGCCGCAGTATGTGCGCTGGTGGGCAGCCTGTGGGTCTGGGCCGAACAAACCGACCGGGCCGCCCGTGTCCGCGAAGAAAATCTGGTGCGCGCCGGCATTCAAAATCTGGTCAACGAAAGTTCAGTCCTGCTTAACCCCATGGCCATCTGGGACGAAGCCGTCAGGAACACCGATCACAGTTATAACCACGGATGGGTGCAAAACGTCTACGGCGACTACATGAAGAATATTCTGGGCTTTGAGCTGGCATATCTGCTTGATGATCAGAACACACCGGTGTTTGCCTCACGTAAGGGCAAAGAAATTCCGGCGCGCAGCTATAACGGATTTTCGACCGAAGCCCGCAGTCTTCTGCTGGACGTACGCAAGAATTTTAATCCGCAAACCCGCAAACTGATCCAAAAAGACGCCACCCGAACCAAGTACGGCAAACTGATCCGCGTCAACGGCCGCGTCTATGCTTTTGGCGCGGCGCTTATCAGCACTGACCGCCGAAGCCAGATCACTCGCAACCAGCCATTCGTTATTATGGGCGGGCGGGAAATCTCTGCTTCCGAACTAACCACCCTGGCCGACAGCTATGCCCTGAGCCATGTGCGCATGCTGCGTCCGGGTCAGACCGCCCTGCCCGGCAGTGCCAATGTTATTTTCCATGACGACGCCGGCAGTCCGCTTCTACATCTGTCATGGATGCCGGAAACACCGGGCCGCAAGCTGTTTATCGGCGCGCTTGGGCCGGTTCTTCTGGTCTCGCTCGGCCTTGGGGCCGTGGCCGTGCTGATGCTGCACCAGTCCCAGCGCGCCGCCCGCAGCCTGATTGCCTCGGAGGCCAAGGCAAAGCACATGGCCCTGCATGATGGCCTGACCGGCCTGCCAAACCGCACCTTGTTTGCCGATCGCCTAACCCAGGCGACCGAGCGCGTGCGCCGTCTGGGCGGTAATGTCGCGGTCTTCTGCATCGGGCTTGACCGCTTCAAGGATGTCAACGATACGCTCGGCCATCAGGCGGGGGATGAGCTAATCCGCAACTGCGCCAGCCGGATCTCCTCGATGATCCGTGCCGGTGATACTCTGGCTCGTCTGGGCGGTGATGAGTTTGTGATCATCCAGACCGATACCGATGGCCATTCGGCCTCGGCGCTCGCCAAGCGTATTCAGGAAAACCTGACTGGCACGGTGACACTTGATTCCGGTCAGGTGTTCTGCTCCTGCTCAATCGGCGTGACCCTGATCAGCGATGCCGATGTCGAACCGGCCGAAGCGCTGCGTCAGGCCGATCTGGCCCTTTACCGCGCCAAGGAACTGGGCCGCGGTCAGTACGCCTTCTTTGAGCTTGAGATGGACGCCACCATTAAGCTGCGCAAGATGCTGGAAACCGGCCTGCGCGAAGCCATTCACTGCGAAGAAATCGACGTGGTCTATCAGCCGCAGGTCGATCATTTCGGCACCATTGTCGGCGTCGAAGCCTTGGCCCGCTGGACGCACCGTGAGCGCGGCCCGATCTCACCCGGCTACTTCATTCCGCTGGCCGAAGAGTGCAACCTGATGATCGATCTGGGCGCTGTGATCATGCGTCGCGCCATGATGGACTCACACCGCTGGCCGGGCCTTAAGGTCGCGGTCAATGTCTCCGCCACTCAACTGCGCTCAAACCAGTTCATCCCGCGCCTGAAAGACATGATGGCGGAGACCGGTGTATCGGCCACGCGCATCGAGATTGAAATCACCGAAGGCGTGCTGCTGAACGATGACCACCAGACCCAGATCATCCTTAAGGATCTGCGCAGTATGGGCTTTACGATCGCGCTTGATGATTTCGGCACGGGCTATTCGTCTTTGAGCTATCTCGGCCGCTATCCGGTCGATAAGATCAAGATCGACCGCTCGTTCGTGTCAAACCTTGGGGTCGATGCCGAAGCCGATGCGGTCATCCGCGCCATCGTCAAGCTGGCCAAGGCTCTGCACCTGAACATCGTCGCCGAAGGGGTCGAAACCAAGCAGCAGCGCAGTATCCTGAAACAGGCCGGCTGCCCGATCATTCAGGGCTTCCTGTTCTCAAAGCCGGTCAAGGTCGAGGAGATCGATGCCCTGCTGGCCGCGCAAGTCGCTCCACCCGTAAGGACGCGCATCCAGACCTCGGCGCGCACGACCACGTCAGTGTCGCAGTCAATGGCGATGATGAAGTGA